A region of Acidimicrobiales bacterium DNA encodes the following proteins:
- a CDS encoding alpha-ketoacid dehydrogenase subunit beta: protein MSDTSELTMLQAVNEALHLEMARDDRVVVLGQDVARNGGVFRATEGLFEKFGEDRVVDTPLSEGVIVGAAVGLAMSGLVPVAEIQFLGFSYQAMHQVAGQVARLRYRSQGRFEPAITIRSPFGGGVRTPELHSDSLEGQLANIPGLKVVMPATASDAKGLLSSSIRDPDPVLFLEPLRGYRGIRGDVPDGEHLVPLGEARMARRGDDLVIIAWSYLVEMACRVSDALADEGLSVAVLDLRCLAPLDLAAIAAAVDHCGRVVVVEEASQTGGFAGEVVATIVEECFWALEAPVVRVSGFDVPYPVGMLEDAYVPDEARITAAIRRSLETA from the coding sequence GTGAGTGACACCTCCGAACTGACCATGCTCCAGGCTGTCAATGAGGCCCTACACCTCGAGATGGCACGGGACGACCGGGTAGTCGTCCTGGGCCAGGACGTGGCCCGTAACGGCGGGGTGTTCCGGGCTACCGAAGGCCTGTTCGAGAAGTTCGGCGAGGACCGGGTGGTCGACACTCCTCTCTCCGAGGGGGTGATCGTCGGGGCGGCCGTTGGTCTGGCCATGTCCGGCCTCGTTCCGGTGGCTGAGATCCAGTTTCTGGGTTTCTCCTACCAGGCCATGCATCAGGTGGCGGGCCAGGTAGCCCGGCTCCGGTACCGCAGCCAGGGACGCTTCGAGCCGGCCATCACCATCCGCTCGCCGTTCGGCGGTGGCGTCCGGACCCCCGAGCTTCACTCCGACTCCCTGGAGGGTCAGTTGGCCAATATCCCAGGACTGAAGGTCGTGATGCCAGCCACAGCCTCCGACGCCAAAGGCCTGCTGTCCTCGTCGATCCGCGACCCCGACCCGGTGCTGTTCTTGGAACCACTGCGCGGCTATCGGGGGATCAGGGGCGACGTCCCCGACGGTGAGCATCTCGTCCCGCTGGGCGAGGCCCGAATGGCCCGTCGGGGGGACGACCTGGTGATTATCGCTTGGAGCTATCTGGTCGAGATGGCCTGCCGGGTTTCCGACGCTCTGGCCGACGAGGGACTCTCGGTGGCCGTACTGGACCTTCGGTGCCTGGCGCCCCTTGACCTAGCTGCCATCGCGGCAGCCGTGGACCATTGCGGCCGGGTCGTGGTCGTGGAGGAGGCGTCCCAGACCGGCGGCTTTGCCGGCGAGGTGGTGGCCACCATCGTCGAGGAATGCTTCTGGGCGTTGGAGGCGCCGGTGGTCAGGGTGTCCGGCTTCGACGTTCCCTATCCAGTCGGGATGCTGGAGGACGCCTACGTGCCTGACGAGGCCCGAATAACCGCCGCCATTCGCCGCAGTCTTGAAACGGCCTGA